One region of Mucilaginibacter gotjawali genomic DNA includes:
- a CDS encoding sensor histidine kinase, with protein sequence MKKILLLLISIIIVSKVAQAQINWSTYSQSYSTGLLDKPSNVGIIVTIPEINNAFWDQHPNEFLKGDLVADTSFQQNRPKDFVAINTFDAAKAQFFLHGVDKTNAADYEYRVLDGKSKTIVPWSTIIKFPSKDVGVVSGIKKMAWLGGYSASLGNRIIVDVRKKGSANILSTAVVAWVPIRPVLSDIYSANELNIFLNRLSHPWSGSKYKSQYPVKQIDNTTGLPQKFITEPRDNNLIFYLTANIYKKEQLEYELIKNGVIFIPWKANDFDNGFVWLTNLQPGEYSLKMRYTAQREHVTEYPFLIKTPWYQSGWFHFVFILLLAFFGGFFVVLILNSRHRRKAEKELSKKTKLQLELKAIYAQLNPHFIFNALSSIQGLINKQDIKGANSYLSDFAGLLRESLNNSNKEQVALKQEVAALETYLKLEQLRFGFKYNISVADDINVYETEIPSLLLQPLVENAVKHGVSALQENGRISVNFIRKQNDMMVSVTDNGGGFMAAENESGFGLKLTRDRIKLMNDLANGQAIGFEMKANTPSGTLAELTFKNWFL encoded by the coding sequence CAACCTATTCCCAAAGCTATTCAACCGGGTTGCTGGATAAGCCCTCAAACGTTGGGATAATCGTCACTATTCCCGAAATAAATAATGCATTTTGGGATCAGCATCCTAATGAATTTTTAAAAGGAGATTTAGTTGCTGATACTTCATTTCAGCAAAACCGGCCGAAAGACTTTGTTGCCATCAATACCTTTGATGCCGCCAAAGCCCAGTTTTTCCTGCATGGGGTTGATAAAACAAACGCAGCAGACTATGAATATAGGGTGCTTGATGGTAAAAGCAAAACAATTGTACCATGGAGTACCATTATAAAATTCCCCTCAAAAGACGTGGGTGTTGTTTCAGGTATCAAAAAAATGGCCTGGCTGGGTGGTTATTCTGCATCATTAGGGAATAGGATCATTGTTGATGTGAGAAAAAAAGGTTCGGCAAATATTCTTTCAACTGCGGTTGTTGCCTGGGTGCCCATCCGGCCTGTTTTATCAGATATTTATTCAGCAAACGAATTAAATATCTTTTTAAACAGACTTTCCCATCCCTGGTCAGGTAGTAAGTACAAAAGTCAATATCCGGTTAAGCAAATAGACAATACAACTGGATTACCTCAAAAATTTATTACCGAGCCAAGAGATAACAATCTCATATTCTATTTGACGGCTAATATTTACAAAAAAGAACAACTGGAATATGAGTTGATAAAAAACGGGGTAATCTTTATCCCCTGGAAAGCAAATGATTTTGACAATGGCTTTGTATGGCTTACCAACCTTCAACCCGGTGAATATTCATTGAAAATGCGGTATACCGCGCAAAGGGAGCATGTAACTGAATACCCATTCCTGATTAAAACGCCCTGGTATCAATCCGGCTGGTTTCATTTCGTCTTTATACTTTTGCTTGCTTTTTTTGGCGGTTTTTTCGTTGTTTTAATCTTGAACAGCAGACATAGGAGAAAAGCTGAAAAAGAGTTGTCCAAAAAAACAAAATTGCAGCTTGAACTAAAGGCCATATACGCACAGCTGAACCCACATTTCATTTTCAACGCATTAAGTTCAATACAGGGCCTGATCAATAAGCAGGATATAAAAGGTGCAAACAGTTATCTGTCTGATTTTGCTGGCTTGCTGCGCGAATCATTAAATAACAGCAATAAGGAACAGGTTGCATTGAAACAGGAGGTAGCTGCTTTGGAAACCTATTTAAAGCTGGAGCAGTTGCGCTTTGGGTTTAAATATAATATATCGGTAGCTGATGATATAAATGTGTACGAAACTGAAATCCCTTCCTTATTATTGCAGCCGCTGGTTGAAAATGCCGTAAAACACGGCGTTTCGGCCCTGCAGGAAAATGGCCGGATCAGCGTGAATTTTATAAGGAAACAAAATGATATGATGGTATCGGTAACTGACAATGGCGGAGGCTTTATGGCTGCGGAAAATGAAAGCGGTTTTGGATTGAAACTAACCCGTGACAGGATAAAACTGATGAACGACCTCGCCAACGGGCAAGCTATCGGCTTTGAAATGAAGGCAAATACGCCATCCGGAACGCTTGCCGAACTTACTTTTAAAAATTGGTTTTTATGA
- a CDS encoding LytR/AlgR family response regulator transcription factor: MSVSAVLIDDEKNNLDNLQELLRTYCPRINICATALNAEEGRIIIGKHQPDIVFLDIQMPHKNGFDLLKELNNYDFEVIFVTAHDQYAIQALRFAAVDYLLKPININELQAAVDRAIKKCKLKVQNQQLENLISLLKSQQNRGEQRITLTTLKETRFIKTNDIVRCESSNNYSTFFLQGGESLLVCKPIYEYEEILKDYNFIRCHQSHLVNKKSIKSWKKEYGDFLLLLNGDEIPVSRNKKESVKKALENG; this comes from the coding sequence ATGAGCGTTAGTGCGGTTTTGATTGATGACGAAAAGAATAACCTGGATAACCTGCAGGAATTGCTGCGCACGTATTGTCCCCGGATAAATATTTGCGCAACTGCTTTAAATGCGGAGGAAGGTAGAATCATCATCGGGAAGCATCAGCCGGATATTGTTTTCCTGGATATCCAGATGCCGCATAAAAACGGGTTCGACCTGTTAAAGGAACTGAATAATTACGATTTCGAGGTGATCTTTGTAACCGCGCATGACCAGTACGCCATCCAGGCCCTGCGTTTTGCTGCGGTAGATTACCTGTTAAAGCCGATCAATATCAATGAGCTGCAAGCCGCAGTTGACAGGGCCATCAAAAAATGCAAATTAAAAGTACAGAACCAGCAGCTTGAAAACCTGATCAGCCTGTTAAAGAGCCAGCAAAACAGGGGGGAACAGCGCATTACCTTAACTACCCTTAAAGAAACCCGGTTTATTAAAACCAACGACATTGTGCGTTGTGAATCATCCAATAATTACAGCACGTTCTTTTTGCAGGGGGGCGAGTCATTATTGGTTTGCAAGCCGATTTATGAATATGAGGAGATTTTAAAAGATTATAATTTTATCCGCTGCCACCAGTCGCACCTGGTGAATAAAAAATCCATTAAAAGCTGGAAGAAAGAATACGGTGATTTTTTGCTGCTCTTAAACGGTGACGAGATCCCGGTTTCACGAAATAAAAAGGAAAGCGTAAAGAAAGCGCTGGAGAATGGGTAG
- a CDS encoding DUF3999 family protein, whose product MRRSQKNKAGLFLAGMFCALFSASAQNTFKYAATIPKTDSAGFYKISLQPALVAKSNADLSDIRLVNQKGYFVPYIMADNLPQPANEKFMVFPGVGVASKTDTGTSYVIENRESLPVNMLWVKLRNTAVKRNVNISGSDDLQRWFAIEEDVPLQQAGLNSRGAYLQSLSFPASNYRYLKLLVNDKNKAPLKFLEAGIYTEQSVSKSYFEVPDARVSQKDSNKVTYIDIRLNDNYLVNKIELTITAPKYYRRDVAIYQMDKQDRIPVSNAELFPGKSNSLLFAAKGNELELQIDNGDNLPLSIKNIRVFQADQFIVSYLDAGQSYKILTGDKKAPAPDYDLKFFIDSIHQRIPEISHTAVIKNTTYQIHTTIIKKDNGMIIWIAIIAALLLLILLTWKMVTEVNNKTGKA is encoded by the coding sequence ATGAGGCGAAGTCAAAAGAATAAAGCGGGACTATTTTTAGCGGGAATGTTTTGCGCACTGTTTTCTGCGTCGGCACAAAACACTTTTAAATACGCGGCTACTATTCCTAAAACAGATTCAGCCGGGTTTTATAAAATAAGCCTGCAGCCGGCGCTTGTTGCAAAAAGCAATGCCGACCTGTCGGATATCCGCCTGGTCAACCAAAAGGGGTATTTTGTACCCTATATAATGGCTGATAACCTCCCGCAGCCTGCTAACGAAAAGTTTATGGTATTCCCGGGGGTAGGGGTTGCTTCAAAAACTGATACAGGCACTTCCTATGTTATTGAAAACAGGGAAAGCCTGCCCGTAAATATGCTCTGGGTAAAACTCAGGAACACCGCGGTAAAACGCAACGTAAATATATCGGGCAGTGACGACCTGCAACGTTGGTTCGCTATTGAGGAAGACGTTCCATTACAGCAAGCTGGCTTAAACAGCCGAGGCGCCTATTTGCAATCGCTCTCGTTCCCTGCAAGCAATTACCGCTATTTAAAACTATTGGTAAATGATAAAAACAAAGCGCCGTTAAAATTCCTGGAAGCGGGTATTTATACTGAGCAATCGGTTTCAAAGTCGTATTTTGAGGTACCGGACGCCCGCGTTAGTCAGAAGGACAGCAATAAGGTAACTTATATCGATATCAGGCTAAATGATAATTACCTGGTTAACAAGATAGAACTAACTATAACCGCGCCCAAATATTACAGGCGGGACGTTGCCATTTACCAGATGGACAAACAAGACCGCATACCGGTGAGCAACGCGGAACTATTCCCGGGCAAAAGCAACAGCCTGCTGTTTGCCGCCAAGGGGAACGAACTTGAATTGCAGATTGATAATGGCGATAACTTACCGCTCAGCATAAAAAACATCAGGGTTTTCCAGGCGGATCAGTTTATAGTAAGCTACCTCGATGCTGGGCAATCTTATAAAATTTTAACGGGCGATAAAAAAGCCCCCGCACCTGATTACGACCTGAAGTTTTTTATCGACAGCATTCATCAGCGCATACCGGAAATCAGCCATACGGCTGTTATCAAAAACACGACCTATCAAATACATACGACGATAATTAAGAAAGATAACGGTATGATCATCTGGATCGCGATCATCGCGGCCCTGTTGCTGCTAATCCTGCTAACGTGGAAAATGGTGACCGAGGTTAACAACAAAACCGGGAAGGCGTAA
- a CDS encoding DUF2339 domain-containing protein: MDAITIILLLVILVLLITNRSGINDKFRDLEYRIAELQNLLRQFQQTKSAESPKPEPRPMPALPTIEEKVPGPAIPQEFKLPEPPKPVEVKPEPVIEKHTEVIYDVMANLHRPVKTLDPQPNFRTPQPEPEPSFFERYPDLEKFIGENLVNKIGIAILVLAIGFFVKYAIDNNWVGPVGRVGIGIFCGAILVGFAHRMRNSYKAFSSVLTGGGLAVFYFTITLAFQEFHLFSQLVALCILIVITIFAVLLALLYDKQELAVIALIGGFASPFLVSNGTNNYNGLFIYLLILNAGLLVIAYFKAWRILNISSFGLSVIVFATVLYTLTGANYYIGLRYATIFYLLFFIINIINNIRENKSFLAVDFSILLINTALYFAAGLYLLTEMGLPQYRGLFSAALALINLVLSYILFRKKTVDPNILYLLIGITLTFISLTAPIQLHGNNITLFWASETVLLYWLYLKSSIRLMKLTSIVIFIAMIFSLLMDISNVYVNSGTHLAIIANKGFITIMVAAVSSYLLYILVKRDKEQALNGFSINKNMFRIVAITLLFLGGLLEVNHQFSSYYPNTSINILYLALYVPVFVYLFRLISARLNGADYNWELSLTLLACTATFYLFLAPVFFTQLAEMLELKKISVSHFAVHWVSDIFIAMIFYSIIRLCRDKFSNTTKDACAWLLSAGIVAFFSLEICLLGELLFFSKQNSVDTIQTVYIKTTLPVLWGVISFILMWLGMRNKQRNLRIISLTLFTITLLKLFIFDINNIPVAGKIAAFFCLGVLLLIISFMYQKVKKIIVDDEAKSKE, translated from the coding sequence ATGGACGCAATCACCATCATTTTACTTTTAGTAATCCTTGTTCTGCTCATCACCAACAGATCGGGCATCAACGATAAATTCAGGGACCTGGAGTACAGGATCGCTGAGCTGCAAAATTTACTCAGGCAGTTCCAGCAAACCAAATCCGCAGAAAGCCCTAAACCTGAGCCAAGGCCGATGCCGGCTTTACCAACTATTGAAGAAAAAGTCCCCGGCCCGGCAATTCCGCAGGAATTCAAACTGCCGGAGCCGCCAAAACCCGTTGAGGTTAAACCCGAGCCTGTTATTGAAAAACACACCGAGGTTATTTATGATGTGATGGCCAACCTGCACCGGCCTGTAAAAACGCTCGATCCGCAGCCAAATTTCCGTACTCCGCAACCCGAACCGGAACCATCATTTTTTGAACGCTATCCCGATCTTGAAAAATTCATTGGCGAAAACCTGGTGAATAAAATCGGTATCGCCATTTTGGTACTGGCCATCGGTTTTTTTGTAAAATATGCCATTGATAACAATTGGGTAGGCCCGGTCGGACGCGTGGGTATCGGCATTTTTTGCGGCGCTATTTTAGTTGGATTTGCCCACCGCATGCGCAATAGCTATAAAGCCTTTAGCTCGGTATTAACGGGCGGCGGTTTGGCTGTTTTTTATTTTACCATTACCCTCGCTTTTCAGGAGTTCCACCTGTTTAGCCAGTTAGTGGCCCTATGCATCCTGATAGTCATCACCATTTTCGCGGTGCTGCTTGCGTTGTTGTATGACAAGCAGGAACTGGCCGTTATAGCCCTTATCGGCGGTTTCGCCAGCCCATTTTTGGTGAGTAACGGCACTAACAATTACAACGGGCTTTTTATTTACCTGCTTATTTTAAATGCCGGGTTGCTCGTCATTGCTTATTTTAAGGCCTGGCGTATCCTCAATATTTCATCATTTGGTTTATCAGTTATTGTTTTTGCAACCGTATTGTATACCCTAACCGGCGCCAATTATTACATCGGCTTGAGATACGCTACTATCTTTTATTTGCTGTTCTTCATCATCAATATCATCAACAACATCCGCGAAAACAAAAGCTTCCTGGCGGTTGATTTCAGCATTTTGCTCATCAATACCGCGCTGTACTTTGCAGCAGGCCTGTATTTGTTAACCGAAATGGGACTACCTCAATACCGGGGCTTGTTCAGCGCGGCGCTGGCATTAATTAACCTGGTGCTGTCGTATATCCTGTTCCGTAAAAAAACTGTCGACCCGAATATTCTTTACCTGCTCATCGGCATCACCCTTACCTTTATTTCACTAACTGCACCCATCCAACTGCATGGCAATAACATTACCCTGTTCTGGGCATCTGAAACGGTGCTGCTTTACTGGCTTTACCTTAAATCATCCATCAGGTTAATGAAACTGACCTCTATCGTCATCTTCATCGCGATGATCTTTAGCCTGCTGATGGATATTTCCAATGTTTATGTAAATTCAGGCACCCACCTTGCCATCATTGCCAATAAAGGATTTATTACCATTATGGTTGCAGCGGTAAGCTCGTACCTGCTTTATATTTTGGTAAAAAGAGACAAGGAGCAGGCACTTAATGGTTTCTCCATCAATAAAAACATGTTTCGTATTGTTGCCATTACCCTGTTGTTTTTAGGCGGATTGCTGGAGGTTAACCACCAGTTTTCCAGCTACTACCCAAATACCAGCATCAATATTTTGTACCTGGCGCTGTATGTCCCGGTTTTTGTTTACCTGTTCCGTCTTATCTCAGCGAGGTTAAACGGCGCTGATTATAACTGGGAACTATCCTTAACCTTGTTGGCCTGTACCGCTACTTTTTACCTGTTTTTGGCGCCGGTATTTTTTACCCAATTGGCAGAAATGCTGGAGTTGAAAAAGATCAGCGTGTCGCACTTTGCCGTTCACTGGGTGAGTGATATTTTTATAGCGATGATATTTTACAGCATCATCCGTCTTTGCCGGGATAAGTTTAGCAATACCACAAAAGATGCCTGCGCCTGGCTGTTATCCGCAGGAATTGTGGCTTTTTTTAGTTTAGAAATTTGCCTGCTGGGCGAATTGCTGTTTTTTTCAAAACAAAACAGTGTAGATACTATCCAAACCGTCTATATTAAAACTACGCTACCCGTATTATGGGGCGTGATCTCATTTATCCTGATGTGGCTGGGGATGCGCAACAAACAACGGAATCTGCGCATTATTTCATTAACCCTGTTTACCATTACGTTGTTAAAACTGTTTATATTCGATATTAACAACATCCCGGTTGCCGGCAAGATAGCAGCATTCTTTTGCCTGGGCGTGTTATTGCTCATCATATCTTTTATGTACCAAAAAGTTAAAAAAATTATTGTGGACGATGAGGCGAAGTCAAAAGAATAA
- the pyrH gene encoding UMP kinase: MTYKRILLKLSGESLMGDKQYGIDNKQVLQYAHDIKDVHDKGIEMAIVVGGGNIFRGLSAEKSGMDRAQADYMGMLATVINCMALQNALESIGVETRLQSAIKMEQICEPYIRRRAMHHLEERKIVIFGAGTGNPYFTTDTAASLRAIEIKADVVLKGTRVDGIYTADPEKDPSATRYENITYQEVYDKGLNVMDMTAITLCQENKLPIIVFDMNKPGNFMKIALGEPIGTLVKE, encoded by the coding sequence ATGACATATAAAAGGATCCTTTTAAAACTTAGCGGAGAGTCGCTGATGGGCGACAAGCAATACGGAATTGATAACAAACAGGTTTTACAGTATGCACATGACATTAAGGATGTGCATGATAAGGGCATAGAAATGGCCATTGTGGTTGGTGGCGGAAATATCTTCCGCGGCCTGAGCGCCGAGAAATCGGGTATGGACCGCGCCCAGGCCGATTATATGGGCATGCTGGCTACCGTAATCAACTGTATGGCGCTGCAAAACGCATTGGAAAGTATTGGGGTTGAAACTCGCCTGCAATCGGCCATTAAAATGGAGCAGATCTGCGAGCCCTACATCCGCCGCCGCGCCATGCACCATTTGGAAGAACGCAAAATTGTGATCTTTGGCGCCGGCACCGGTAACCCTTACTTTACCACAGACACTGCCGCTTCCCTGCGCGCTATTGAAATAAAAGCCGACGTAGTACTAAAAGGCACCCGCGTTGACGGCATCTACACCGCCGATCCTGAAAAAGACCCTTCGGCCACCCGTTACGAAAACATCACCTACCAGGAAGTTTACGACAAAGGCCTTAATGTAATGGACATGACCGCCATTACCCTTTGCCAGGAAAACAAGCTGCCCATCATTGTTTTTGATATGAACAAACCAGGCAATTTTATGAAAATTGCTTTGGGCGAACCGATTGGTACTTTGGTGAAAGAATAA
- the nagA gene encoding N-acetylglucosamine-6-phosphate deacetylase, protein MITALHNLQLITDGNISHGKAVLISNGQVIDIVPEHSIPEQAHKTDLHNAFLAPGLIDLQIYGSGGKLFAGEPEVDALERMESDLLSEGTTGFFATIGTNTNDIVERGIESAKIYRETCKGNFWGLHLEGPYLNPIKKGAHPAQLIKKGTLAEVQRWIESADGVIKMMTIAPELQDQEVINYLHDHGVILSSGHSNASYAEGKSFLNKPIPAVTHLFNAMPQMHHRDPGYIPAIFEERPYTSIVNDGIHVDFAMVRLAKRELGDKLFLITDRVTAASKGTYQHQFTGDRFVMPDGTLSGSCLTMLKAVQNCVEHVGISLAEAINMASLYPAQLAKMDKKGMIAPGCDADMIVFNDNFEVQSTIFKGILIPGN, encoded by the coding sequence ATGATAACTGCACTCCACAACCTTCAACTCATTACTGATGGCAACATCAGCCATGGCAAAGCTGTACTGATCAGCAATGGCCAGGTCATTGACATCGTTCCGGAACACTCCATTCCTGAACAGGCCCACAAAACCGATTTGCATAACGCTTTTCTTGCTCCTGGCTTAATTGACCTCCAGATTTACGGCAGCGGCGGCAAATTGTTTGCCGGCGAACCGGAAGTTGATGCACTGGAACGCATGGAATCGGACCTGTTAAGCGAAGGGACCACCGGCTTTTTTGCAACTATTGGCACCAACACCAATGACATTGTAGAAAGAGGCATTGAATCGGCGAAAATTTACCGTGAAACCTGCAAGGGAAACTTTTGGGGATTACACCTGGAAGGCCCATATCTTAACCCTATAAAAAAGGGTGCCCACCCTGCCCAACTGATTAAAAAAGGCACGCTTGCCGAAGTGCAGCGCTGGATAGAAAGTGCGGACGGGGTAATTAAAATGATGACCATTGCGCCTGAACTGCAGGACCAGGAAGTCATAAATTACCTGCACGATCATGGGGTTATCCTGTCATCCGGCCACAGCAATGCCAGCTACGCCGAGGGCAAGTCGTTTTTAAATAAACCCATCCCGGCTGTTACCCATTTATTTAATGCCATGCCCCAAATGCACCACCGGGACCCTGGCTACATCCCTGCAATTTTTGAGGAGCGGCCATACACCAGCATTGTAAACGATGGGATCCATGTTGATTTTGCCATGGTGCGCCTGGCCAAACGCGAACTGGGCGATAAGCTGTTTTTGATAACCGACAGGGTTACTGCCGCTTCAAAAGGGACCTACCAGCACCAGTTTACCGGCGACCGCTTTGTAATGCCTGACGGCACCCTATCCGGCTCCTGCCTTACGATGTTAAAAGCTGTACAAAACTGCGTGGAACACGTTGGCATTTCCCTTGCCGAAGCTATTAATATGGCTTCGTTATACCCGGCGCAATTAGCTAAAATGGATAAGAAAGGAATGATAGCACCCGGCTGCGATGCGGATATGATCGTTTTTAATGATAACTTCGAAGTACAAAGCACTATTTTCAAAGGAATATTGATCCCGGGTAATTAG
- the tsf gene encoding translation elongation factor Ts — translation MSTVTISAADVNKLRQQTGAGMMDCKKALTETNGDFEAAIDFLRKKGAKVAASRQDRESNEGVVIARTSADGKRGVIIELNCETDFVAKNAEFIAFANAIATVAVENNPASLEALNDLAVDGQKIGEAVIDKTGKIGEKIGVSKYEVIEAEKVIAYIHGNYRLGVLVGLSADVAGADDAGKDVAMQIAAMSPVAIDKDGVDATTIERELEIAKEQIRLEGKPEAMVEKIAAGKLNKFYKDSTLLNQEFVKDPSKSVAQFLNGVDKGLTVTAFKRVALGA, via the coding sequence ATGTCTACAGTAACAATATCTGCAGCCGACGTAAACAAACTGCGCCAGCAAACTGGTGCGGGTATGATGGATTGCAAAAAAGCTTTAACTGAAACCAATGGTGATTTTGAAGCGGCCATTGATTTTTTAAGAAAAAAAGGTGCTAAAGTGGCTGCAAGCCGCCAGGACCGTGAATCAAACGAAGGTGTGGTTATTGCACGTACTTCGGCTGATGGCAAACGTGGTGTAATTATCGAATTGAACTGCGAAACTGATTTCGTGGCTAAAAACGCTGAATTTATTGCTTTTGCTAACGCGATCGCTACCGTTGCCGTTGAAAACAACCCTGCTTCCCTGGAAGCACTGAATGATCTTGCTGTTGATGGTCAGAAAATCGGCGAAGCCGTTATCGACAAAACAGGTAAAATCGGCGAAAAGATCGGCGTATCTAAATATGAAGTAATCGAAGCTGAGAAAGTGATCGCTTATATCCATGGCAATTACCGTTTAGGTGTATTGGTAGGTTTAAGCGCAGATGTAGCCGGAGCCGATGACGCAGGTAAAGACGTGGCAATGCAAATTGCAGCGATGAGCCCTGTTGCTATTGATAAAGATGGCGTTGACGCTACTACTATTGAACGCGAATTGGAAATTGCTAAAGAACAGATCCGTTTGGAAGGCAAGCCAGAAGCAATGGTTGAAAAAATCGCTGCAGGTAAACTGAACAAATTCTACAAAGATTCAACTTTATTGAACCAGGAGTTTGTAAAGGACCCATCCAAAAGCGTGGCCCAGTTTTTAAACGGGGTTGACAAGGGATTAACAGTAACCGCGTTTAAGCGGGTTGCTTTAGGAGCTTAA
- the rpsB gene encoding 30S ribosomal protein S2, translating to MARTTYQDLLDAGVHFGHLTRKWDPKMSQYIFMERNGIHIIDLNKTLTKVEEAAAAIKQIVKSGRKVLFVATKKQAKDIVADYAKTVNMPFITERWLGGMLTNFATVRKSIKKMSNIDKLTKDGTYANLSKKERLMIQRERIKLETLLGGISDLNRLPAALFLIDVKKEHIAVSEALKLNIPTFAMVDTNSDPSNIDFPIPANDDATKSISLITGIIIQAIVEGLEERKREKEDEAEKEAAVAKAKADAPEAAAPADRSAQGEGGKRARKSAVEAEAAVADETPAAEKTEE from the coding sequence ATGGCAAGAACAACATATCAGGATTTACTGGATGCAGGTGTACACTTTGGTCACCTTACCCGCAAATGGGACCCAAAAATGTCGCAGTACATTTTTATGGAGCGCAACGGTATCCACATTATCGATTTAAATAAAACCTTAACCAAGGTTGAAGAAGCTGCTGCAGCTATAAAACAAATTGTAAAATCAGGACGTAAAGTATTATTCGTAGCGACAAAGAAACAAGCGAAAGACATCGTTGCTGATTATGCGAAAACAGTAAACATGCCTTTCATCACCGAAAGGTGGTTAGGTGGTATGTTAACCAACTTTGCTACTGTACGCAAGTCGATCAAAAAGATGTCAAACATCGATAAATTGACTAAAGACGGTACTTATGCAAACCTTTCGAAAAAAGAAAGGCTGATGATACAGCGCGAGCGTATTAAACTGGAAACTTTATTAGGCGGGATCTCTGACCTGAACCGTTTACCTGCAGCTTTATTTTTGATCGACGTTAAAAAGGAACACATCGCTGTTTCGGAAGCATTAAAATTGAATATCCCTACCTTTGCGATGGTGGATACCAACTCTGATCCTTCGAACATCGATTTCCCTATCCCTGCAAATGACGATGCAACCAAATCAATTTCATTGATCACCGGTATCATCATCCAGGCAATAGTTGAAGGTTTGGAAGAACGCAAACGCGAAAAAGAAGACGAAGCTGAAAAAGAAGCGGCAGTTGCGAAAGCAAAAGCTGATGCTCCTGAAGCAGCTGCACCTGCAGATCGTTCTGCACAGGGTGAAGGCGGCAAACGTGCACGCAAATCGGCTGTTGAAGCTGAAGCGGCAGTAGCTGATGAAACACCTGCAGCTGAAAAAACTGAGGAATAA
- the rpsI gene encoding 30S ribosomal protein S9 yields MPTTNTSGRRKTAVARIYLTEGAGAITVNGKDYKEYFPTLPLQYIVMQSTEVSGSTGKFDVKVNVAGGGVKGQAEAVRLAIAKAIVELDPEKKPALRAKGIMTRDDRMVERKKPGRKKARKRFQFSKR; encoded by the coding sequence ATGCCAACAACTAACACTTCGGGCAGAAGAAAAACAGCAGTTGCACGCATCTACCTGACAGAGGGAGCCGGTGCAATTACCGTAAACGGTAAAGATTACAAGGAGTATTTTCCAACATTGCCATTACAATACATCGTTATGCAAAGCACTGAAGTTTCTGGTTCAACCGGAAAATTCGATGTTAAGGTTAACGTTGCAGGTGGTGGCGTAAAAGGACAGGCAGAAGCCGTTCGTTTAGCCATCGCGAAAGCTATCGTTGAACTCGACCCTGAAAAGAAACCAGCCCTGCGCGCTAAAGGTATCATGACACGTGACGACCGTATGGTTGAACGTAAAAAACCAGGTCGCAAGAAAGCACGTAAGAGATTCCAATTCAGTAAACGTTAA
- the rplM gene encoding 50S ribosomal protein L13, whose translation MNTLSYKTVSANKKTVNKQWVVVDAQGEILGRLSTKIAMIIRGKTKPDFTPNVDCGDNVIVINADKVKLTGNKFSDKQYVSYTGYPGGQRFISPKELMAKHPTRVIEKAVRGMLPKNRLGKALFGNLHVYAGAEHPHAAQNPTTI comes from the coding sequence GTGAATACGTTAAGTTACAAAACTGTCTCAGCCAATAAGAAGACCGTTAACAAGCAATGGGTTGTTGTTGACGCACAGGGCGAGATTTTGGGGCGCTTGTCTACGAAGATCGCCATGATCATCCGTGGAAAAACCAAGCCTGACTTTACCCCAAACGTAGACTGCGGCGATAACGTGATCGTTATCAATGCAGACAAGGTAAAACTGACCGGAAACAAATTCAGCGACAAGCAGTATGTTTCGTACACCGGCTATCCGGGTGGTCAGCGTTTCATTTCTCCTAAGGAGTTAATGGCAAAACATCCAACACGCGTAATTGAAAAAGCCGTTCGTGGTATGTTACCTAAAAATCGTTTGGGCAAAGCATTATTTGGCAACCTGCATGTTTACGCGGGCGCCGAGCATCCTCATGCAGCACAAAACCCAACAACCATTTAA